The proteins below come from a single Chryseobacterium bernardetii genomic window:
- a CDS encoding TonB-dependent receptor plug domain-containing protein has translation MKIKYISIVFLTASSLSYAQQVKDTLTKESKIDEVAITGSRNKKRTVINTPVPIDVIDIKQVSQSTGQVEVNQLLQFSAPSFNSNKQSGSDGADAVDPATLRGLGPDQTLLLLNGKRYHQSSLINLFGTKGRGNTGYDMNTIPIGAIKRVEVLRDGASAQYGSDAIAGVINVILNDRDKGFEGNAFYGMNLFKSPGNNDVVSDHKVDGITFDFSGNLGTKIGNKGGFGNFTAEFVNKDYAIRNANPDIYNDPTLAPRQRFGDAKAQNIYFFGNIELPLTDGLKFYSRQGFSHRNTKAYAWTRTPESNGNIPEIYPMGFNPIEDTSISDFTFDNGLKFKVADWDVDFYNAFGNNRFTYDITNTINATLGTKSPTQFYAGGHSLLQNTTGFNAVRLFKVLEGLNIAFGSEFRYEKFNIIKGEEASYTMYDINGNPVTPNTPDNLLVTNPLADPSDNKRPGGSQGFPGYSADIGKSRNNFASYVDTELDITKNWMISIAGRFENYNDFGSTLNGKFATRYAFTPQFAFRGSISTGFRAPSLAQKYYSQQFTNFQGGKLVTIQLASNDSDLANKLGIEQLKQETSVNGSAGFTFNTGKFTATIDGYYISVKNRIVLTGNFSRSDLPSDVQTAYPYIDQAQFFSNAIDTRTKGIDVILSYSENVGPGKLTATLAGNYNDMEITKVNTSPKLQGMEDVYLSYRERAFILASAPKTKVNLNLNYKISKFNANLQLVRFDKVTLIGYDDAEQIYNPKVTTDISFGYEISSNLNFTLGSKNIFNRYPTLQKTQVTIGNTESGGIFDPVQMGFAGRQVFARLNFKF, from the coding sequence ATGAAGATAAAATACATAAGCATCGTTTTTCTTACAGCATCTTCACTATCTTATGCTCAGCAGGTAAAAGATACCTTAACAAAAGAATCAAAAATAGACGAGGTGGCCATTACCGGAAGCCGGAACAAGAAAAGAACTGTTATCAACACTCCCGTTCCTATTGATGTTATAGATATCAAACAGGTTAGCCAGTCAACGGGTCAGGTAGAGGTGAACCAGCTTTTACAGTTCTCCGCCCCTTCCTTTAACTCTAACAAACAATCAGGATCCGATGGCGCTGATGCGGTAGATCCGGCTACTTTAAGAGGGCTAGGCCCGGATCAGACTCTCTTGCTCCTTAATGGAAAAAGATATCACCAGTCTTCCCTGATTAATCTCTTCGGAACCAAAGGAAGAGGCAATACCGGCTATGATATGAATACAATTCCTATCGGAGCAATCAAACGTGTAGAAGTACTTCGTGACGGAGCCTCGGCTCAGTACGGTTCGGATGCTATTGCCGGTGTTATCAATGTTATCCTTAATGACCGTGATAAAGGCTTTGAAGGTAATGCTTTCTATGGAATGAATCTTTTTAAAAGTCCCGGCAATAATGATGTGGTTTCCGATCATAAAGTAGATGGGATTACCTTTGATTTCAGCGGAAACCTGGGAACAAAAATTGGAAATAAGGGCGGCTTCGGTAATTTTACCGCAGAATTCGTCAATAAGGATTACGCTATCAGAAATGCTAACCCAGACATTTACAATGATCCCACTCTGGCTCCAAGACAGCGTTTCGGTGATGCCAAAGCCCAGAATATTTATTTTTTCGGAAATATTGAACTTCCGTTAACTGATGGGTTAAAATTCTATTCCCGCCAGGGGTTTTCTCACAGAAATACCAAAGCTTATGCATGGACAAGAACTCCTGAGTCCAATGGCAATATCCCGGAGATCTATCCGATGGGATTTAATCCTATAGAAGATACCAGTATCAGTGATTTTACATTTGATAATGGTTTAAAATTCAAAGTGGCTGATTGGGATGTAGATTTTTATAATGCTTTTGGAAACAACAGATTTACTTATGATATCACCAATACCATTAATGCAACCTTAGGCACTAAATCTCCAACCCAATTTTATGCTGGCGGGCATTCATTGCTGCAAAATACAACCGGTTTTAACGCTGTAAGATTGTTTAAGGTACTTGAAGGATTGAATATTGCTTTCGGATCAGAGTTCAGATATGAAAAATTCAATATTATTAAGGGCGAAGAAGCTTCCTATACAATGTATGACATCAACGGTAATCCTGTAACCCCCAATACTCCTGACAATTTGTTGGTGACCAATCCCCTTGCTGACCCAAGTGATAACAAAAGACCAGGCGGCTCACAGGGTTTCCCCGGCTATTCTGCAGATATTGGTAAAAGCAGGAATAATTTTGCCTCTTATGTAGATACAGAACTGGATATTACCAAAAACTGGATGATCAGTATAGCCGGAAGATTTGAGAACTATAATGATTTTGGAAGCACTTTAAACGGTAAGTTTGCGACGCGGTATGCCTTTACCCCACAATTCGCCTTCCGAGGATCTATCTCTACAGGATTCAGAGCCCCTTCTCTTGCCCAGAAGTATTACAGCCAGCAGTTCACAAATTTCCAGGGTGGCAAATTGGTAACCATTCAATTGGCATCTAATGATAGTGATCTTGCCAACAAATTAGGGATTGAACAGCTGAAACAGGAAACATCCGTGAACGGAAGTGCCGGATTTACTTTTAATACAGGTAAATTCACAGCTACAATTGACGGATACTATATCAGCGTAAAAAACAGGATCGTTCTGACAGGAAATTTCTCCAGAAGCGATTTGCCTTCTGATGTTCAGACTGCTTATCCTTACATTGACCAGGCCCAGTTCTTTTCTAACGCCATAGATACCAGAACCAAAGGAATTGATGTTATCCTGAGTTATAGTGAAAACGTAGGTCCAGGAAAGTTAACGGCAACATTAGCAGGAAACTATAATGACATGGAAATAACCAAAGTTAATACCTCCCCAAAATTACAAGGTATGGAAGACGTCTATTTAAGCTATAGAGAAAGAGCTTTTATTCTTGCTTCCGCACCCAAAACAAAGGTTAACCTCAATCTCAACTATAAGATCAGTAAATTCAATGCGAATCTACAACTGGTAAGATTTGACAAGGTTACCTTAATTGGATACGATGACGCAGAACAGATTTATAATCCTAAAGTAACAACTGATATCTCTTTTGGCTATGAGATTTCAAGCAACCTCAATTTTACTTTAGGAAGCAAGAATATATTCAACAGATATCCAACCCTGCAAAAAACACAGGTAACAATCGGAAACACAGAATCCGGAGGAATTTTTGATCCGGTACAGATGGGATTTGCAGGAAGACAGGTTTTTGCCAGACTTAATTTTAAGTTTTAA
- a CDS encoding PQQ-dependent sugar dehydrogenase, with protein sequence MKINQFYIPALSLFLTLSSCKKNNANAQQTGKDGSVETEKPNSDYQPAFKGQTRIKAVKTNTPYNAEILNKDLGKPWGIINLPDGRFLITDKRGYMNVVSRDGKQITKIEGFPSVDAKGQGGMLDVALDPDFTTNSIIYFSFSEPFGKGNLTSVAKGKLSGDLKTVSEVKVIFRAEPSYDGDKHYGSRLVFDKDGNLFVSTGERSDKVTRAYAQKTNNYLGKIIKITKEGLPAPGNPFIGKKGYKPEIYAYGVRNPQGLAIDPNGNLWDVEMGPRGGDEINLIQPGKNYGWGDVTYGIEYSGAKVGEGITQKEGTEQPVYYWDPVISPSGVTFYTGNIDEWKGNLFIGCLSGEHINRIVMKDNKVVGEERLLADQNERFRDVLDGMDGNLYAVTDSGKLYRISKK encoded by the coding sequence ATGAAAATCAATCAATTTTATATTCCGGCACTGAGTCTTTTCCTTACTTTATCTTCATGTAAAAAGAATAATGCGAACGCACAACAAACAGGAAAGGATGGCAGCGTAGAAACTGAGAAGCCTAATTCTGATTATCAGCCAGCTTTTAAAGGACAAACCAGAATTAAAGCAGTAAAGACAAATACTCCCTATAATGCTGAAATCTTGAATAAAGATCTTGGGAAGCCCTGGGGAATTATTAATTTACCGGACGGAAGGTTTCTCATTACAGATAAAAGAGGATATATGAATGTTGTTTCCAGGGATGGAAAACAGATCACGAAAATAGAAGGCTTTCCAAGCGTGGATGCAAAAGGGCAGGGAGGAATGCTTGATGTAGCTCTGGATCCTGATTTTACAACCAATTCTATTATTTATTTTAGCTTTTCAGAACCATTTGGAAAAGGAAACCTTACATCTGTGGCAAAAGGAAAACTGTCTGGCGATCTTAAAACGGTTTCAGAGGTGAAAGTTATTTTCCGGGCTGAACCTTCTTATGACGGAGACAAGCATTACGGAAGCAGGCTGGTTTTTGATAAAGACGGTAATTTATTTGTCAGCACGGGTGAAAGGTCTGATAAAGTAACAAGAGCCTATGCACAGAAGACTAATAATTATTTGGGCAAAATCATCAAAATTACCAAGGAAGGATTACCTGCTCCGGGAAATCCTTTTATAGGAAAGAAAGGATATAAGCCTGAAATTTATGCATATGGGGTCCGCAATCCTCAAGGGTTAGCTATTGATCCTAACGGAAATCTTTGGGATGTGGAAATGGGGCCAAGAGGTGGAGATGAGATTAATCTTATTCAACCTGGTAAAAACTACGGTTGGGGAGATGTAACCTATGGGATTGAATATTCAGGAGCCAAAGTAGGAGAAGGTATTACCCAAAAAGAAGGTACAGAACAGCCGGTTTATTATTGGGATCCTGTAATTTCTCCAAGCGGAGTTACCTTTTATACCGGAAATATAGATGAATGGAAAGGAAATCTTTTCATTGGCTGCCTGAGTGGTGAGCATATCAACAGAATTGTGATGAAGGATAATAAAGTTGTAGGTGAAGAGCGCCTTCTGGCAGATCAGAATGAAAGGTTCCGGGATGTACTGGACGGAATGGATGGGAATCTTTATGCCGTAACAGACAGCGGTAAATTATATAGAATTTCCAAGAAATAA
- the uvrB gene encoding excinuclease ABC subunit UvrB: MDFKLQSEYKPTGDQPQAIEKLTAGIEIGEKYQTLLGVTGSGKTFTVANVIQNVQRPTLVLAHNKTLAAQLFMEFKEFFPENAVEYFVSYYDYYQPEAYIATTGTYIEKDLSINEEVEKLRLSATASLLSGRRDVLIVASVSCIYGIGNPTEFHKSLISIAIGEKVTRTALLHSLVNALYARTLNEFQRGTFRVKGDVIDVFPAYADNAIRIQFFGDEIEKIQSFDPVTGNVESNFDQIQIYPANLFVTSKETLNGAIKEIQDDMVKQVDFFSSIGKPLEAKRLQERTELDLEMIKELGYCSGIENYSRYLDGRLPGTRPFCLIDYFPKDFLMVIDESHVTVPQVHAMYGGDRSRKESLVEYGFRLPAAMDNRPLKFEEFESMQNQVIYVSATPADYELEKTGGAYIEQIIRPTGLLDPVIEVRPSLNQIDDLMEEIQKRADADERVLVTTLTKKMAEELTKYFTKFGIRTRYIHSDVETLERIQIMQDLRLGLFDVLIGVNLLREGLDLPEVSLVAILDADKEGMLRSRRSMIQTVGRAARNINGKAIMYADKITKSMQATLDETEYRRAKQMKYNEDNGLVPKALNKKISENLVGRSKDFPDEKYTQKEILQKVAEVKATYASEDVEKIIEQKQKEMEAAAKNLDFIKAAKLRDEIAALKN, encoded by the coding sequence ATGGATTTTAAGCTTCAATCAGAATATAAACCCACCGGGGATCAGCCCCAAGCCATCGAAAAACTAACTGCAGGAATAGAAATTGGTGAAAAATACCAGACTCTTCTTGGGGTAACCGGATCCGGGAAAACCTTTACGGTTGCCAATGTTATTCAAAATGTTCAGCGCCCAACCCTGGTCCTGGCTCATAACAAAACACTGGCTGCCCAACTTTTTATGGAGTTTAAGGAATTTTTTCCGGAAAACGCTGTGGAATACTTTGTGAGTTACTATGACTACTATCAGCCGGAAGCCTATATTGCCACTACCGGAACTTATATTGAAAAGGATCTGAGCATTAACGAAGAAGTTGAAAAATTACGTCTTTCCGCTACAGCAAGCCTTCTTTCAGGAAGAAGGGATGTATTGATCGTAGCCTCCGTTTCCTGTATTTATGGTATTGGAAACCCTACTGAATTTCATAAATCATTAATCTCTATTGCAATTGGTGAAAAAGTAACGAGGACCGCCCTGCTCCATTCTTTGGTGAATGCTTTATATGCAAGAACTTTAAATGAATTTCAAAGAGGAACCTTTCGTGTAAAGGGAGATGTTATCGATGTTTTCCCTGCTTATGCTGATAATGCGATCAGAATTCAGTTTTTTGGAGATGAAATTGAAAAAATTCAAAGTTTTGATCCTGTAACAGGAAATGTAGAGTCTAATTTTGACCAGATTCAGATCTATCCTGCCAACCTTTTCGTTACCTCGAAAGAAACACTGAATGGGGCTATCAAAGAGATTCAGGATGATATGGTAAAACAGGTTGACTTCTTCAGCTCTATTGGAAAACCACTGGAAGCGAAACGACTTCAGGAAAGAACAGAGCTGGATCTTGAAATGATAAAAGAATTAGGTTACTGCTCAGGAATTGAGAATTATTCAAGATATCTTGATGGCAGGCTTCCCGGCACAAGGCCTTTCTGTCTGATCGACTACTTCCCTAAGGATTTTTTGATGGTGATAGATGAAAGCCACGTAACTGTTCCTCAGGTTCATGCCATGTATGGTGGAGACCGAAGCAGAAAGGAATCTTTAGTGGAATATGGCTTCAGACTTCCTGCCGCTATGGATAACAGACCTTTAAAATTTGAGGAATTTGAATCTATGCAGAATCAGGTAATTTATGTTTCTGCAACTCCGGCAGATTATGAGCTGGAAAAAACAGGAGGAGCTTATATTGAACAGATCATCCGCCCGACAGGGCTTCTTGATCCCGTTATTGAAGTAAGGCCAAGCTTAAATCAGATTGATGATCTCATGGAAGAAATCCAAAAAAGAGCTGATGCTGATGAAAGAGTTCTGGTAACTACTTTAACCAAGAAAATGGCAGAGGAGCTTACAAAATATTTTACAAAATTCGGGATCAGAACAAGGTATATCCACTCGGATGTAGAAACCCTGGAGCGTATTCAGATAATGCAGGATCTGCGTTTGGGGCTCTTTGATGTTTTGATTGGGGTTAACTTACTGAGAGAAGGTCTGGATTTACCAGAAGTTTCATTAGTTGCTATTTTGGATGCTGATAAAGAAGGTATGTTAAGAAGCAGAAGATCCATGATACAGACAGTAGGGCGTGCCGCAAGGAATATCAATGGAAAAGCCATTATGTATGCTGATAAGATCACAAAATCTATGCAGGCAACATTAGATGAAACCGAATACCGCCGAGCAAAGCAGATGAAATACAATGAAGACAACGGACTGGTACCAAAAGCTCTGAATAAAAAGATTTCTGAAAACCTTGTTGGAAGAAGCAAAGATTTCCCTGATGAAAAATATACCCAAAAAGAAATTCTTCAAAAAGTAGCTGAAGTTAAAGCTACCTATGCCAGTGAAGATGTAGAAAAGATAATTGAACAAAAGCAGAAAGAAATGGAAGCTGCTGCTAAAAATCTTGACTTCATCAAAGCAGCTAAACTAAGAGATGAAATTGCAGCCTTGAAAAATTAA
- a CDS encoding DUF3820 family protein: MNPEILKEICVVKMPFGKYEGTVLADLPISYLEWFHRSGMPKGKLGMQLSTIYEIKINGLMELLIPIRASVRNGL, from the coding sequence ATAAATCCGGAAATATTAAAAGAGATCTGTGTAGTGAAAATGCCATTTGGCAAATACGAAGGAACAGTTTTGGCAGATCTTCCTATAAGCTATCTTGAATGGTTTCACAGAAGCGGAATGCCCAAAGGAAAACTTGGGATGCAGTTATCAACCATCTATGAAATCAAAATAAACGGATTGATGGAGCTGCTAATCCCTATCAGAGCTTCTGTAAGGAATGGACTGTAA
- a CDS encoding AI-2E family transporter → MNKDNQISSVAIKQVSLLAIILVLTGLICFNLALFIPSVLGAITIYVVCRKYNFYLQEEKKWKPSLAAFALMFASLIVLILPIYFIADLIIDKLGNAQAYMDKFNVFLDKIHSYVYGKVGFDILSQENMNKLKSFVGKFSTSALSGTFNTLTVVMSMYFILYFMLEKPRLFERILTNSAPLKRSNVSLLGEKLRKLIMANAIGIPVVAVGQGVVSFIGYLIFGAPGAVLLFALTAAASVIPVVGTAIVYVPVCIFMIAEGNTGQGLGLAIYCVVVVGLTDNLLRFTLLKKLENIHPLNTVFGIIMGMNLFGFMGLIFGPILISLTLLLMQVYRNEFADENVPPDLELPNQAEIDDKLI, encoded by the coding sequence ATGAATAAAGACAATCAAATAAGCAGTGTTGCCATAAAGCAGGTTTCTTTGCTCGCCATTATTTTGGTGCTGACAGGCTTAATCTGCTTTAACCTTGCATTGTTTATTCCATCAGTTTTAGGAGCTATTACTATTTATGTTGTTTGCAGAAAGTATAACTTCTACCTTCAGGAAGAAAAGAAATGGAAGCCTTCTCTTGCTGCTTTTGCCTTAATGTTTGCGAGTCTTATCGTTCTGATCCTGCCTATTTATTTCATTGCAGATCTGATTATTGATAAGCTGGGAAACGCACAGGCATATATGGATAAATTCAATGTATTTCTGGATAAAATACATTCCTACGTTTATGGTAAGGTTGGCTTTGATATTCTAAGCCAGGAAAACATGAATAAGCTGAAAAGTTTTGTAGGAAAATTCTCTACATCTGCATTAAGTGGAACATTCAACACTCTTACGGTAGTAATGTCTATGTACTTTATCCTGTATTTTATGTTGGAAAAGCCCAGATTGTTTGAGAGGATCCTTACCAATTCGGCACCTTTAAAGCGATCTAACGTTTCTTTGCTGGGTGAAAAGCTTAGGAAGCTTATTATGGCAAATGCTATAGGGATTCCTGTAGTGGCTGTTGGACAGGGAGTTGTATCTTTCATCGGATATCTGATATTTGGAGCTCCGGGAGCGGTTCTTCTTTTTGCTTTAACAGCTGCAGCATCTGTTATTCCGGTTGTAGGAACAGCCATTGTATATGTTCCTGTCTGTATCTTTATGATTGCAGAAGGCAATACAGGACAAGGGTTAGGGCTTGCCATCTATTGTGTAGTGGTAGTAGGGCTTACCGATAATCTGCTACGTTTTACACTTTTAAAGAAACTTGAAAATATCCATCCACTGAACACTGTATTTGGAATTATTATGGGGATGAACCTGTTTGGCTTTATGGGACTTATTTTTGGCCCTATTCTGATTTCATTAACCCTTCTTCTGATGCAGGTATACAGAAATGAATTTGCAGATGAAAATGTACCTCCTGATCTGGAATTACCCAATCAGGCAGAAATAGATGATAAATTAATTTAA
- a CDS encoding beta-carotene 15,15'-monooxygenase, with product MSEFNEFDQQGSVPNKETGSIISHAFEMYKGVFGYAIVAMIVYIVGGMIIQSITGFNSAAIVEEMQSSGDYGSFRYWETPGFSMYMTFSSIFLLLLTPLYVGLIYMVNKFNTKNPIEFSDLFIGYRQNFVNILIYSFLSGLISSVALTLCFLPFIFIYPFLLLGYPILLFENSSAIDALSKSFNIAKENYGTFLGVSFLGLLISMAGIILCGIGIILTAPFIMVVMYSAYCAFVGKPRQIMYTK from the coding sequence ATGTCTGAATTTAACGAATTTGATCAGCAAGGTTCTGTGCCTAACAAAGAAACAGGATCAATCATTTCACATGCCTTTGAAATGTATAAGGGTGTTTTTGGGTATGCTATTGTTGCCATGATAGTCTATATTGTTGGAGGGATGATTATCCAAAGTATTACCGGTTTCAATTCTGCTGCTATTGTAGAAGAAATGCAGTCTTCTGGTGATTACGGGAGCTTTAGATATTGGGAAACCCCTGGGTTCTCAATGTATATGACATTTTCCAGCATTTTTTTACTGTTGCTGACTCCTTTGTATGTAGGTTTGATTTATATGGTGAATAAATTCAATACCAAAAATCCGATTGAGTTTTCAGATCTATTTATCGGATACCGTCAGAATTTTGTTAATATATTGATTTATAGCTTCCTTTCAGGACTTATTTCTTCAGTTGCCCTTACGCTTTGTTTTCTTCCGTTTATTTTTATTTATCCTTTTCTTTTACTGGGATATCCTATCCTGTTATTTGAAAATTCATCAGCTATTGATGCTTTAAGCAAGTCATTCAATATTGCTAAGGAAAATTACGGAACCTTTTTAGGAGTAAGCTTTCTTGGACTTTTAATTTCAATGGCGGGAATCATTTTATGTGGAATTGGTATTATTTTAACGGCTCCATTCATTATGGTCGTAATGTATTCTGCGTATTGTGCATTTGTAGGAAAGCCAAGGCAGATCATGTATACAAAATAA
- a CDS encoding aminodeoxychorismate synthase component I, whose protein sequence is MFSVNHQKFMEMDELSLQKVPYFFVIDFLSENVEVYQEGDIAESGLLIDFQIFSNTKEEHKLDKKVEWKSFPETLESFKTGFDKVQKNIRLGNSYLVNYTRKTEIETNLSLEEIFYHSEAKYKVFYKDFFVFFSPETFVKIIDGKILTYPMKGTIDASIENAAEILKNDPKEKAEHYTVVDLLRNDLSMVADDVRVDQFQHIDFLKTRQKDLYAMSSEISGRLKPEFNGKVGSIMQRLLPAGSILGAPKPKTLEIILDAEGYNRGYYTGVCGWFDGQNVDSCVMIRFIEKENDKLYFKSGGGITHMSKLEDEYQEMKNKIYVPIH, encoded by the coding sequence ATGTTTTCAGTGAATCATCAAAAATTTATGGAAATGGATGAACTTTCTCTTCAGAAGGTTCCTTATTTCTTTGTTATCGACTTTCTTTCAGAGAATGTTGAAGTTTATCAGGAAGGCGATATTGCAGAATCAGGCTTATTAATTGATTTTCAGATATTTTCAAACACAAAAGAAGAACATAAACTTGATAAAAAAGTAGAATGGAAATCTTTTCCGGAGACCCTGGAAAGTTTTAAAACAGGGTTTGATAAGGTTCAGAAAAATATTCGTCTCGGAAATTCCTATCTTGTAAATTATACCCGAAAAACCGAAATTGAGACCAATTTAAGCCTTGAAGAAATTTTTTATCACTCGGAAGCCAAATACAAAGTTTTTTATAAAGATTTTTTTGTATTTTTTTCTCCTGAAACTTTTGTGAAGATTATTGACGGAAAAATTCTGACTTATCCTATGAAAGGTACTATTGACGCCTCCATAGAAAATGCTGCAGAAATCCTGAAGAATGATCCCAAGGAAAAAGCCGAGCATTATACCGTAGTAGATTTACTCCGCAATGACCTGAGCATGGTTGCAGATGACGTGCGTGTAGACCAGTTTCAGCATATTGATTTCCTCAAAACCCGGCAAAAGGATTTATATGCCATGAGTTCGGAAATTTCAGGAAGATTAAAACCTGAATTTAACGGAAAAGTGGGAAGTATCATGCAGAGACTTCTCCCGGCAGGTTCTATTTTAGGTGCTCCAAAACCTAAAACACTGGAAATCATCCTGGATGCTGAAGGTTACAACCGAGGATATTACACGGGTGTTTGCGGCTGGTTCGATGGTCAAAATGTTGACAGCTGCGTAATGATACGTTTTATTGAAAAAGAGAATGATAAACTCTATTTCAAAAGCGGAGGCGGTATAACGCACATGAGTAAATTAGAAGACGAATATCAGGAAATGAAAAATAAAATCTATGTCCCAATTCATTGA
- a CDS encoding aminotransferase class IV, with protein MSQFIESIKVEDQEIFLLELHQKRVNQTFSHFGKEGSIDLAKIYKNLEHDEDGLFKLRISYDLDKKIRTQMIPYAIPEIHDFQLVENNSFDYSFKFEDRRELDKMKMKSKAEEIIIVKNNHITDTSFSNLLFLKGKDWFTPNTYLLNGVQRQHLLKNKKIKEAEITLQNIKQFSHFQIINALNDFDDMFIYPIDRIMNLPGSEEYLDL; from the coding sequence ATGTCCCAATTCATTGAAAGCATAAAAGTAGAAGATCAGGAGATTTTTCTATTGGAGCTCCATCAGAAACGTGTTAACCAAACATTTTCCCACTTTGGCAAAGAGGGTTCTATTGATCTGGCCAAGATCTATAAAAACCTGGAACATGATGAAGATGGACTTTTCAAACTAAGAATTTCTTATGACCTGGATAAAAAAATCAGAACTCAAATGATTCCTTATGCGATTCCTGAAATTCATGACTTCCAACTGGTGGAAAACAACAGTTTCGATTACTCTTTCAAATTTGAAGACCGCAGAGAATTGGATAAAATGAAAATGAAATCCAAGGCTGAGGAAATCATCATTGTAAAAAATAATCACATTACCGATACTTCTTTTTCCAATCTTTTATTTTTAAAGGGTAAAGACTGGTTTACTCCCAATACTTATTTATTGAATGGAGTACAAAGACAGCATCTTTTAAAAAACAAGAAAATAAAAGAGGCTGAAATTACTCTTCAGAATATAAAGCAATTCAGCCACTTTCAAATTATTAATGCCCTAAATGATTTTGATGATATGTTCATTTACCCTATTGACAGGATTATGAACCTGCCGGGAAGTGAAGAATATCTTGATCTTTAG